A genomic stretch from Acidobacteriota bacterium includes:
- a CDS encoding carboxypeptidase regulatory-like domain-containing protein, with protein MAITSRPRGRRVLGIVAAMTLALVPTAAAQTTPTTVAISGGSQAASQRLPAGQAQFGIRVPLKPNAENRLALVATDRDGRTASVEGLSVAQISLTEIVRATVTTQPLTTQEIRQLVADGTIDVEDPSNYNVSRFVVALVVGGRQVQVPVPVVRHVQQPVAVGEGVSVGCASPGQGLTSTANRILIPCGGGGGGGGGRAPNIEIVPFEVAPPAPGMPSIPGVILIEGRIKTLKEFFRVNLLLMNLSPLFTLTDLTARVELPEGALSAVAPAGGTLSVPDLEPATENTSEFIVRGDRKGTHTVTVHFGGKVTGAFLPEPLPFSGRASTDLEVKGPPKLDVKVSHPDYVVANEPYDLEVTIRNTDSTLDALYTSLLIDVGGGAELIDPLTGDVMEGPQTRAVGDILRGETTVQTYRVMPLLTGPITSCVGAATENITLNVEFIGRSRIGCAIGTLPSERLNPDGRPTVTVVPAHNTTDVSIDPAITAIFSHRMILPTITTGYPGASFNVIDPDGNVVPGSLDFAELFEATAAIFRSDDVLQFGTTYSIVVNPSIFNESGVALASGVVARFTTEPSPVSPDGLAPEVAIAVEAPFSAGSISQGQTVPLLVGATDNVGVTRLDLLLDGELIDTRASTSAVRFLVETRALLPGSTHVLSARAFDASGNMGTATLSMQIVGDIAPPVVTIVADARVPRGQLLPVLVEAADDGRVDRVELFLAGSPQPVGVGLVEPYRFVVSTTALAAGSYQLRAVATDGAGNVGESTTSFEVTADITPPQIALVAPAGNRFRHGALIAFATEATDNIGVGSIEYRLDVETAPRGLGSGGFTLDTAGLAPGLHVVTITATDTSGNVATLAVPFELFVPPPAALPPSPANVALIAPGTPMNGIVPVVGAAGAVGPGVVVTLTNLSTQAGAIAGASGSGAFTAQIEAAGGDTLRIVVTDDSGLSSTPVTVVVPAPPSLSSVSVSPLSFTLNRTHPSQLLTVTGHFSDGSQQVLASGLTFSSSAPLVASATAGGLVIPGQNGTATIQVGVTASGVTPVAVSVAVDFSTVIGVEPTPTSLTLSGLGHQDRITVQARFSDDTLGPFPGVVQFATTNPSIATVDHTGRVTATGFGSATINLSSAGLPPVVVPVTVESPEPTGITVSPSSLTLSSLGETVPLQVIVQYDDGTTSPAGAPGFLSSNDSVVTVSPNGLVSAVGDGTATIEVTALAFSVTVAVTVTLDYTATLPTSLLLRAGETAGVPVTLDTPAPAGGVVVTLASSATTTATVNPSVTVAGGETTATATVAALRGGSAQLTASIGGVVKATSTVTVIGGALTGTVVAPVPEGGFVPVGGAQVTVSHGGPPAATVTAADGTFVVEGLVGASVSVRATDSGRLDVRTVDLSAPGGFADVTLTLAPVGSLSGTVRRADGVTPAGADVMVRLFEAAAPSVAIATTFTGADGRYLFPLVAPGGYVIIASAQNVDIGRAEAAVASGEEVVADVVTLARATVEITVNAAAGAPVSGAVVSFEATSALGTAPQRTATTDGEGVARFADVLAGTFTATANDPATGQGGSTSGQVVADGATVSATITLSAFGNITGTVVRADGTTPVPGAMVTARCGPTCAYTREADANGAYSFLFLPLGTYTMFATDPGTRGQGVHPSVVAFAVSGETIERDVTLRPQGALLATVVDAGGQPVDGATVTVEVTSAPLTDVLSGTTGIVDGQAGRVLLDRLLAGSFTVTATAAGLSGAGTPGTIVADEVSTVTIALEPRGSITVAVFDQDGETPAAGSVRITRTTGAQVNGTLANGTFTATDLPMGSYFVDAFDGAGRRRATTSGIVLAVNGDHPTVALAFVAQGTVRGRVIHPNVGGDVGHLTVSVQALDPIFGGFRFGQTDAAGNYEVTGVTAGAVRVTSSKPAEQLLGESTGVLTYVPPAPAVISIDVLLQDNAVTLPTTLADGNNSGHAITQAAGLGESNVRTFRYGGLGLTLTPQGGAPQTFTGATLGTRENAGREIAVRQDGVGGLDVTRKVFVPATGYFARYLELLSNPTGEDVTVDVAVESRLYGGVLQFCSFQCERTHFLSTTSSGDDVIDVASETPDRWVSFGATGANPYVNPNEVASVSFVFDGEGGSVRVGSAVYEALNPNVSPFLRPRFAYAWQSVTVPAGSTVALMHFVSLQGGVPAATASADRLVQLPPEALEGLSASEIAAIANFDVPSTGTTLVAPLPPITGAVTGQVLEGDAETGVGLAWVRFRSTVPVHPRQIEFQTDASGNFTFTGVPGTPVPVADFTLDARHPINQIRVSPPVTGSFAPGQTTTAQAVVFSDGGVLTGVVRRHTGVPVAGASVVVDSQGQVSNGATLTDANGRYRIGGVVAGDRLLRGTVSHPQGTALQIVEQIVTLAPGEVRDDALLVEPTGAVQGVLLDAAGVPQPSRQVRLRDGTASYQRFATTNASGQFTFTDARLGSFTVASTDPSNNLEVSEPVVVAVDQTSLVELRYVGNVAMTVLVTRANGTPIGGMSVQVTGTGFSRPVVTTNASGIATVTDVPAGRAATVAAFHPLQPAILQTTQAVTTAPGQELTLALPAFGSISGTVRRPTGALVGPGVRVEVFQGTGAPSFYYQTFTDANSRYATDTATQPVPANVNVNVRVQRPEALSDGFNRPTLTFADHRITADGQALALDVRTPAVASVRFTVTEGGLPVSGAGVFPVFSNGSEPASTTSVTNATGQVTLAEIVEGSYAYRVRRTNQRSSDLLDVAAVVVGPASDGGIVDVAVDVRRFTITVRGTLVQADGVTPLPSPQGVELLRAVDRRQLATVCVGGSGCGQAGLAPGEYHFTQFDATADFWNNPSSGTATGAGVIVRVRSPFYPFESSVIEQLIVPTADGEYVVPPIAVPVHRATIEGQLLAADGATPAGIGVVNLDFVDNTTTRISGAGRNVNEDGTFTFADVFLPVEGARVKLWNVVGLTSGQVSAVTGPVSSIGAVLPVTLTLPPSTFVTARGRVVAGDGVTPLEGMHVDLRYGTNLVTSVSTDGDGRFERRVLAGPDGQIVARVRPFVQADIDVERTAATQGELVDFGDIAVPISVLSGRVRYGSAAPVVFPNVFARHDAGATAFPQTTRSDGTYVFVGIPQGDYTVTASDNDGLEASIEVTLAASDSVVTGADIQLPELATLHIQVRGRDGQPAEYANVVVRSGPTFERQLGWFAEAEEGGAFTVRVPLGTVTVEAEALTCLDAYWWDTCTGLNGAVGIEIADATIDHHVTIDLSDFGGIGFNHVTLQGGAPLTGPLEVSWLGEPHPSFLTPQRTDAAVFEDGEWRIGGVPPGTIRVALRSGNYVTYSDEPGPDPGSGWSSGPWELLAAQRVRFAIFDDNFDRLADRTVLVIIESELGERRFVTTTDGAGEIVVEGLWPHDMSRVRFLVIDDGTGYEVEVWPDGSPEMHVEVFNINF; from the coding sequence CGCTCGTGGCGACCGATCGGGACGGCCGCACCGCTTCTGTCGAGGGCCTGAGCGTCGCGCAGATCTCGCTCACCGAAATCGTACGCGCCACCGTCACGACGCAGCCGCTCACGACGCAGGAGATCCGACAGCTCGTCGCCGACGGCACGATCGACGTCGAGGATCCGAGCAATTACAACGTCTCCCGCTTCGTGGTGGCGCTCGTCGTCGGGGGGCGGCAGGTGCAGGTGCCCGTCCCGGTCGTCCGTCACGTGCAGCAGCCCGTGGCCGTTGGCGAGGGGGTGTCGGTCGGGTGCGCCTCGCCCGGTCAGGGCCTCACGAGCACCGCGAACCGGATCCTCATCCCCTGCGGTGGCGGCGGTGGCGGCGGCGGGGGCAGGGCCCCGAACATCGAGATCGTCCCCTTCGAGGTCGCGCCGCCTGCGCCCGGCATGCCGTCGATCCCGGGCGTGATCCTGATCGAGGGCCGCATCAAGACGCTCAAGGAGTTCTTCCGCGTCAACCTGCTCCTGATGAACCTGTCGCCGCTCTTCACCCTGACCGACCTGACGGCGCGGGTGGAACTGCCCGAAGGCGCGCTCTCCGCGGTCGCGCCAGCCGGCGGCACGTTGTCGGTGCCGGACCTCGAGCCAGCGACCGAGAACACCAGCGAGTTCATCGTGCGCGGCGACCGCAAGGGCACCCATACGGTGACCGTGCACTTCGGCGGCAAAGTCACGGGCGCCTTCCTGCCCGAGCCGCTGCCGTTCTCAGGGCGGGCCTCGACGGACCTGGAGGTGAAGGGCCCACCGAAGCTCGACGTGAAGGTGTCCCACCCCGACTACGTCGTCGCCAACGAGCCGTACGACCTCGAGGTGACCATTCGCAACACCGACAGTACGCTCGACGCGCTCTATACCTCGCTGCTCATCGACGTGGGCGGCGGCGCCGAGCTGATCGACCCACTCACGGGCGACGTCATGGAGGGGCCGCAGACACGGGCGGTGGGCGACATCCTGCGGGGCGAGACCACGGTGCAGACCTACCGCGTGATGCCGCTCCTCACCGGGCCGATCACGAGTTGTGTGGGCGCGGCCACCGAGAACATCACGCTCAACGTGGAGTTCATCGGTCGATCGCGGATCGGCTGTGCCATCGGCACGCTCCCATCCGAGCGGCTGAATCCGGACGGTCGGCCGACGGTGACCGTGGTGCCGGCGCACAACACGACCGACGTGTCGATCGATCCCGCCATCACCGCCATCTTCTCGCACCGGATGATCCTGCCGACGATCACCACCGGGTATCCCGGGGCGTCGTTCAACGTGATCGATCCCGACGGCAACGTCGTGCCCGGCTCGCTCGACTTCGCCGAGCTCTTCGAGGCCACGGCCGCCATCTTCCGGTCCGACGACGTGCTGCAGTTCGGCACGACGTACTCGATCGTAGTGAACCCCTCGATCTTCAACGAGAGCGGGGTCGCGCTCGCCTCGGGCGTGGTGGCCCGCTTCACCACTGAGCCGTCGCCGGTGTCGCCAGACGGCCTCGCCCCCGAGGTGGCCATCGCCGTGGAGGCCCCGTTCTCGGCCGGCTCCATCAGCCAGGGCCAGACCGTGCCCCTGCTCGTCGGCGCGACCGACAACGTGGGCGTCACCCGCCTGGACCTGCTGCTCGACGGCGAGCTGATCGACACGCGCGCCTCGACCTCCGCCGTGCGATTCCTGGTCGAGACCCGCGCGCTCCTGCCGGGGAGTACGCACGTGCTGTCCGCTCGGGCGTTCGACGCCTCCGGCAACATGGGCACGGCGACGCTCTCGATGCAGATCGTGGGTGACATCGCCCCGCCGGTCGTCACCATCGTGGCCGACGCCCGCGTGCCGCGCGGGCAGCTCCTGCCGGTCCTGGTCGAGGCCGCCGACGATGGCCGCGTGGATCGCGTCGAGCTGTTCCTGGCGGGCTCGCCGCAGCCGGTCGGCGTCGGGCTCGTCGAGCCGTATCGTTTCGTCGTGTCGACGACTGCGCTCGCGGCCGGCTCGTACCAGCTGCGCGCGGTGGCCACCGACGGCGCCGGTAACGTGGGCGAGTCGACGACCAGCTTCGAGGTGACCGCCGATATCACGCCGCCGCAGATCGCGCTCGTGGCCCCGGCCGGCAACCGCTTCCGCCACGGTGCGCTCATCGCCTTTGCCACGGAGGCGACCGACAACATCGGTGTCGGGTCGATCGAGTACCGCCTCGATGTCGAGACCGCACCTCGCGGCCTCGGGTCGGGCGGCTTCACGCTCGACACGGCCGGCCTGGCGCCGGGCCTGCACGTCGTCACCATCACCGCCACGGACACGTCGGGCAACGTCGCGACGCTGGCCGTGCCCTTCGAGCTGTTCGTGCCGCCGCCCGCAGCCCTGCCCCCGTCTCCGGCCAACGTGGCGTTGATCGCGCCGGGCACGCCGATGAACGGCATCGTGCCGGTCGTCGGCGCGGCCGGCGCCGTGGGCCCGGGTGTCGTGGTGACGCTCACCAATCTCTCGACGCAGGCGGGCGCCATCGCGGGCGCGAGCGGTTCGGGCGCGTTCACGGCCCAGATCGAGGCCGCTGGCGGCGACACGCTCCGCATCGTCGTCACCGACGACAGCGGGCTGTCGAGCACGCCGGTCACCGTCGTGGTGCCCGCCCCGCCGTCGCTCTCCTCCGTCAGCGTGAGCCCGCTCTCGTTCACGTTGAATCGCACGCACCCTTCGCAGTTGCTCACGGTGACGGGACACTTCAGCGACGGAAGCCAGCAGGTGCTCGCGAGCGGTCTCACGTTCTCGTCGTCGGCCCCGTTGGTCGCCAGCGCGACCGCTGGTGGCCTCGTCATTCCCGGACAGAACGGGACCGCGACCATCCAGGTCGGCGTGACCGCCTCCGGGGTGACGCCCGTCGCGGTATCGGTCGCGGTGGACTTCTCGACGGTGATCGGCGTGGAGCCGACGCCGACGTCGCTGACCCTGTCCGGCCTCGGCCACCAGGACCGCATCACGGTACAGGCACGCTTCTCCGACGACACCCTGGGGCCGTTTCCGGGCGTGGTGCAGTTTGCGACGACCAACCCCAGCATCGCCACCGTCGACCACACCGGCCGCGTGACGGCCACCGGCTTCGGGTCGGCGACGATCAACCTGTCCAGCGCGGGACTGCCGCCGGTGGTCGTACCGGTCACCGTCGAGAGCCCCGAGCCCACCGGGATCACGGTCAGCCCCTCGAGCCTGACCCTGTCGAGCCTGGGCGAGACCGTGCCGCTGCAGGTCATCGTCCAGTACGACGACGGCACGACGTCGCCTGCGGGCGCGCCAGGTTTCCTCTCGAGCAACGACAGCGTCGTGACCGTCTCGCCCAACGGCCTCGTCAGCGCCGTCGGCGACGGCACCGCGACGATCGAGGTCACGGCGCTCGCGTTCTCGGTGACCGTGGCGGTGACGGTGACCCTCGACTACACCGCGACGCTGCCGACGTCGCTGCTCCTGCGTGCCGGCGAGACCGCTGGCGTCCCGGTGACGCTCGACACGCCGGCCCCGGCGGGCGGCGTGGTCGTGACGCTCGCCAGCAGCGCCACGACCACGGCCACCGTGAACCCGAGCGTGACGGTTGCGGGGGGTGAGACGACGGCGACGGCGACCGTCGCGGCACTGCGGGGCGGCAGCGCGCAGCTCACCGCGTCGATTGGCGGCGTCGTCAAGGCGACGAGCACGGTGACCGTCATCGGCGGCGCGCTCACGGGTACCGTCGTTGCGCCGGTGCCCGAGGGCGGGTTCGTGCCGGTTGGCGGCGCGCAGGTGACCGTGTCCCACGGCGGACCGCCAGCCGCCACGGTGACCGCGGCAGACGGGACGTTCGTCGTCGAGGGCCTCGTGGGCGCGAGCGTGTCGGTGCGCGCGACCGACTCCGGGCGGCTCGACGTCAGGACCGTCGACCTCAGTGCACCCGGCGGCTTCGCTGACGTGACGCTCACGCTCGCGCCGGTTGGCAGTCTGAGCGGCACCGTGCGGCGCGCCGACGGCGTGACGCCGGCCGGCGCCGACGTCATGGTGCGGCTCTTCGAGGCGGCCGCGCCGAGCGTGGCGATTGCCACGACGTTCACCGGAGCAGACGGCAGGTATCTCTTCCCGCTCGTCGCGCCGGGCGGCTACGTGATCATCGCGTCGGCCCAGAACGTCGATATCGGCCGCGCCGAGGCGGCGGTGGCGAGCGGCGAAGAGGTCGTGGCCGACGTCGTGACGCTCGCGCGGGCCACGGTCGAGATCACCGTCAACGCGGCGGCCGGCGCGCCGGTCTCCGGGGCGGTCGTGAGCTTCGAGGCGACGAGCGCGCTCGGCACCGCGCCGCAGCGCACGGCGACGACCGACGGCGAAGGCGTCGCACGCTTTGCGGACGTGCTGGCCGGCACCTTCACTGCCACCGCCAACGACCCGGCCACGGGCCAGGGTGGGTCGACGTCGGGCCAGGTGGTGGCCGACGGGGCGACGGTGAGCGCGACCATCACGCTCTCGGCCTTCGGCAATATCACCGGCACTGTCGTCCGGGCCGACGGCACGACACCCGTGCCTGGGGCGATGGTGACCGCCCGGTGCGGGCCGACGTGCGCCTACACGCGCGAGGCCGACGCCAACGGGGCCTACAGCTTCCTGTTCCTGCCGCTTGGCACCTACACGATGTTCGCGACCGATCCGGGCACGCGCGGCCAGGGTGTGCACCCCTCGGTCGTGGCGTTCGCGGTGAGCGGCGAGACCATCGAGCGCGACGTGACGCTTCGGCCGCAAGGGGCGCTGCTTGCCACCGTCGTCGATGCCGGGGGTCAGCCGGTCGACGGCGCGACCGTCACGGTGGAGGTCACGAGCGCGCCACTCACCGACGTGCTGAGCGGCACGACGGGCATTGTCGACGGCCAGGCGGGCCGCGTCCTGCTCGACCGGTTGCTGGCAGGCAGCTTCACGGTGACGGCGACGGCGGCCGGACTCTCGGGCGCCGGCACGCCGGGCACGATCGTCGCCGACGAGGTCTCGACGGTGACGATTGCCCTCGAGCCGCGCGGGTCGATCACGGTCGCGGTGTTCGATCAGGACGGCGAGACGCCGGCGGCCGGCAGCGTCCGGATCACCCGTACCACCGGCGCGCAGGTCAACGGCACGCTCGCCAACGGCACGTTCACGGCGACCGACCTGCCGATGGGCAGCTACTTCGTCGACGCGTTCGACGGGGCGGGGCGCCGGCGCGCGACCACCTCCGGCATCGTGCTGGCCGTCAACGGCGACCATCCGACGGTGGCGCTCGCCTTCGTGGCGCAGGGCACGGTCCGCGGACGCGTGATCCACCCGAATGTCGGCGGTGACGTGGGCCACCTCACGGTGTCGGTGCAGGCACTCGACCCGATCTTCGGCGGCTTCCGCTTCGGGCAGACCGACGCGGCGGGCAACTACGAGGTCACGGGCGTCACGGCCGGGGCGGTGCGGGTGACCTCCAGCAAGCCCGCCGAGCAACTGCTCGGCGAGTCGACGGGCGTGCTGACCTACGTGCCACCGGCACCGGCGGTGATCTCGATCGACGTCCTGCTGCAGGACAACGCCGTCACGCTGCCGACGACGCTTGCCGACGGCAACAACTCGGGCCACGCCATCACGCAGGCGGCGGGCCTCGGCGAGAGCAACGTGCGCACGTTCCGCTACGGCGGCCTCGGCCTCACGCTCACGCCACAGGGCGGGGCGCCGCAGACCTTCACCGGCGCGACCCTGGGCACGCGTGAGAACGCCGGCCGCGAGATTGCCGTGAGGCAGGATGGCGTGGGCGGGCTCGACGTGACACGGAAGGTCTTCGTGCCGGCGACGGGCTACTTCGCCCGGTACCTCGAGCTGCTGTCGAACCCGACCGGCGAAGACGTCACGGTGGACGTCGCCGTGGAGTCGCGCCTCTATGGCGGCGTCCTCCAGTTCTGTTCGTTCCAGTGCGAGCGCACGCACTTCCTGTCGACCACGTCGAGCGGCGACGACGTCATCGACGTCGCATCGGAGACGCCCGACCGCTGGGTGTCTTTCGGCGCCACCGGGGCCAACCCGTACGTCAACCCGAACGAGGTGGCGTCGGTGAGCTTCGTCTTCGACGGCGAGGGCGGCAGCGTGCGCGTCGGGTCGGCGGTCTACGAGGCGCTCAACCCGAACGTCTCGCCGTTCCTGAGGCCGCGCTTCGCCTACGCGTGGCAGTCGGTGACGGTGCCGGCGGGCAGCACCGTGGCGCTCATGCACTTCGTCTCGCTCCAGGGCGGGGTGCCGGCGGCCACGGCGTCGGCCGACCGGCTCGTGCAGTTGCCGCCCGAGGCACTCGAGGGGCTCTCGGCCTCGGAGATTGCGGCCATCGCCAACTTCGACGTGCCGTCCACGGGTACGACCCTCGTCGCGCCGCTGCCGCCCATCACCGGCGCGGTGACGGGGCAGGTGCTCGAGGGCGACGCCGAGACGGGTGTCGGCCTTGCATGGGTGCGGTTCAGGAGCACGGTGCCGGTGCATCCGCGCCAGATCGAGTTCCAGACCGATGCGTCGGGCAACTTCACCTTCACCGGGGTACCAGGTACGCCGGTGCCGGTGGCCGACTTCACGCTCGATGCGCGGCATCCGATCAACCAGATTCGCGTGTCTCCGCCTGTGACCGGAAGCTTCGCGCCCGGTCAGACGACGACGGCGCAGGCCGTGGTCTTCAGCGACGGCGGCGTGCTCACGGGCGTCGTGCGCCGGCACACGGGCGTGCCGGTCGCCGGCGCGTCTGTCGTGGTCGACAGCCAAGGGCAGGTGAGCAACGGGGCTACGCTGACCGACGCGAACGGGCGTTACCGCATCGGTGGCGTCGTGGCCGGCGATCGGCTGCTGCGAGGCACGGTGTCGCACCCGCAGGGCACGGCGTTACAGATCGTCGAGCAGATCGTCACGCTCGCCCCCGGTGAAGTGCGAGACGACGCGCTGCTCGTCGAGCCGACGGGCGCCGTGCAGGGCGTGCTGCTCGATGCGGCGGGTGTGCCGCAGCCGTCGCGGCAGGTGCGGCTGCGCGATGGGACGGCTTCGTACCAGCGGTTCGCCACGACCAACGCGTCGGGCCAGTTCACCTTCACCGACGCGCGACTCGGCAGCTTCACGGTGGCTTCCACCGACCCGAGCAACAACCTCGAGGTGTCGGAGCCGGTCGTCGTGGCCGTCGACCAGACGAGCCTCGTCGAGCTGCGCTACGTCGGCAACGTCGCCATGACGGTGCTCGTGACGCGCGCCAACGGCACGCCGATTGGCGGCATGAGCGTGCAGGTGACCGGCACCGGCTTCTCGCGGCCGGTGGTGACCACCAACGCGAGCGGGATCGCGACGGTGACCGACGTCCCGGCGGGCCGGGCGGCCACCGTCGCGGCGTTCCACCCGCTGCAGCCTGCCATCCTGCAGACGACGCAGGCGGTGACCACGGCGCCGGGCCAGGAGCTGACGCTCGCGCTCCCGGCCTTCGGGTCGATCTCGGGGACCGTGCGGCGGCCCACCGGCGCGCTCGTCGGGCCGGGTGTGCGCGTGGAGGTGTTCCAGGGAACCGGCGCACCGAGCTTCTACTACCAGACGTTCACCGACGCGAACAGCCGCTACGCCACCGACACGGCGACGCAGCCGGTGCCGGCCAACGTCAACGTCAACGTGAGGGTCCAGCGTCCCGAGGCCTTGAGCGATGGGTTCAACCGGCCGACGCTGACGTTTGCCGACCACCGGATCACCGCCGACGGGCAGGCGCTCGCCCTCGATGTCCGCACGCCGGCGGTCGCCTCGGTGCGCTTCACCGTCACCGAGGGCGGCCTCCCTGTGTCAGGGGCCGGGGTGTTCCCCGTGTTCTCGAACGGGTCGGAGCCGGCGTCGACGACCAGCGTGACCAACGCGACCGGGCAGGTGACGCTCGCCGAGATCGTGGAGGGCAGCTACGCCTACCGCGTGCGACGCACGAACCAGCGCTCGAGCGACTTGCTCGACGTCGCCGCTGTCGTCGTCGGTCCGGCCAGTGACGGCGGCATCGTCGATGTCGCGGTGGACGTGCGGCGGTTCACGATCACCGTGCGTGGCACGCTCGTGCAGGCCGATGGGGTGACGCCGCTGCCGAGCCCGCAGGGCGTGGAACTGCTCCGCGCGGTGGATCGGCGCCAGCTCGCGACGGTCTGCGTTGGCGGGTCGGGATGCGGACAGGCCGGCCTCGCTCCCGGCGAGTACCACTTCACGCAGTTCGACGCGACGGCCGACTTCTGGAACAACCCGTCGAGCGGCACGGCCACCGGCGCGGGCGTCATCGTCCGCGTGCGGTCGCCGTTCTATCCGTTCGAGTCGTCCGTCATCGAGCAGCTCATCGTGCCGACGGCCGACGGCGAGTACGTCGTGCCGCCGATCGCCGTGCCGGTCCACCGCGCGACGATCGAGGGACAGCTGCTCGCCGCCGACGGCGCGACGCCGGCCGGCATCGGCGTCGTCAACCTCGACTTCGTCGACAACACGACGACGCGCATCAGCGGCGCGGGTCGCAACGTGAACGAGGACGGCACCTTCACCTTCGCCGACGTCTTCCTGCCCGTGGAAGGCGCGCGGGTGAAGCTCTGGAACGTCGTCGGACTCACGAGCGGCCAGGTGTCGGCCGTGACCGGGCCCGTGTCGTCCATCGGGGCGGTGCTGCCGGTCACGCTCACGCTGCCGCCGAGCACCTTCGTCACGGCACGCGGGCGCGTGGTCGCCGGCGACGGCGTGACCCCGCTCGAAGGGATGCACGTCGACCTGCGCTACGGCACGAACCTCGTTACGAGCGTGTCGACCGATGGCGACGGCCGTTTCGAGCGTCGGGTGCTCGCGGGCCCCGACGGTCAGATCGTGGCGCGCGTGCGCCCGTTCGTCCAGGCCGACATCGACGTCGAGCGCACGGCGGCCACGCAGGGCGAACTCGTCGACTTCGGCGACATCGCGGTGCCCATCTCGGTGCTCTCGGGACGGGTGAGGTACGGGAGCGCGGCCCCCGTCGTCTTCCCGAACGTCTTTGCGCGGCACGACGCCGGCGCGACGGCGTTCCCGCAGACGACTCGCAGCGACGGCACCTACGTCTTCGTGGGGATTCCGCAGGGCGACTACACCGTCACGGCAAGCGACAACGACGGGCTCGAAGCGAGCATCGAGGTGACCCTCGCCGCGAGCGACAGCGTGGTGACGGGCGCCGACATCCAGTTGCCGGAGCTCGCCACGCTGCACATCCAGGTGCGCGGTCGCGACGGCCAGCCGGCCGAGTACGCCAACGTGGTCGTGCGCTCCGGGCCGACCTTCGAGCGACAGCTCGGGTGGTTCGCCGAGGCCGAGGAGGGCGGGGCCTTCACCGTGCGCGTGCCGCTCGGCACGGTCACGGTCGAGGCCGAGGCGCTCACGTGCCTCGACGCCTACTGGTGGGACACCTGCACGGGCCTCAACGGGGCCGTCGGCATCGAGATCGCCGATGCGACAATCGATCACCACGTCACGATCGACCTCTCGGACTTCGGCGGCATCGGGTTCAACCACGTCACGCTCCAGGGCGGGGCGCCGCTGACAGGGCCGCTCGAGGTGTCGTGGCTCGGCGAGCCTCACCCCTCCTTCCTCACGCCGCAGCGCACCGACGCGGCCGTGTTCGAGGACGGGGAGTGGCGGATCGGAGGGGTGCCGCCCGGAACCATCCGGGTGGCCCTGCGCTCGGGCAACTACGTCACCTACAGCGACGAACCGGGTCCCGATCCAGGGTCGGGCTGGTCGAGCGGGCCCTGGGAACTCCTCGCGGCCCAGCGCGTGCGCTTTGCCATCTTCGACGACAACTTCGACCGCCTGGCCGACCGGACGGTGCTCGTCATCATCGAGAGCGAGCTTGGCGAGCGCCGGTTCGTCACGACGACCGACGGCGCGGGCGAGATCGTCGTCGAGGGCCTCTGGCCGCACGACATGTCCCGGGTGCGCTTCCTGGTGATCGACGACGGGACGGGCTACGAAGTGGAAGTGTGGCCGGATGGCAGCCCGGAGATGCATGTCGAAGTGTTCAACATCAACTTCTGA